Genomic window (Polaribacter batillariae):
AAATTGTACCGTTTTGTCCTGCAACGTCTACTACCGTAGTAGTACCACCTTCAGATGCGCTAGTACCACTAGTAACATTAATAAACTCGTTACCATTGTTTACATATAATCCTTTTGTTGTACAGTCTAAACAATACACTATTAAACCTTCTGCTGGAGAGGCAATGGCATTCATTTGTACTTGTGTCATACGTGGTGGTAAAAAACCTTTTGTTGTGCTTACTACATCTAAAGATGCAGACGCATCTGGGTTTGTTGTACCTACACCTACTTGTGCAATACTTGTAAAACTTGCTACAATAAATGCAACGCTTAATAATATTTTTTTCATAATTGTTGTTTTAAATTAGCCCCTCTTAATCTCCCCAAAGGGGAGAAACTCTCACTCTTGTTTTTTTCTAGTAATTAGAGTCTTTTAAAATGAGCATTTCTGTTATTTAATTTATTTGTTGTTATTTATTTATTTTGAGATTTCTCCTTGTTCCTCGTTCGAAATGACAAAAGGTTTGTGAGTTATTCTCCTTTATTTATTGAGATTACTTTTCTTAATGAACAGATTACTTTGTTCCTGGCAATGACAGATTATTAGAACTTTTTAATGAAACCTATTGTTAGATATCTGTGAGTTCCCATATACTTTTCTGAAGCGAACCTGTAACCAAATTTAGCTGTAACTCCAAAACTTGAATTTTTAAACCATGCATTAATACCTGCAGACGGATTAAAAGCAAAAGAGTCTTTAGAGTTGGCAATGGTGTTAGGCGCTTTTATATAATTGGCCCCTAGTGCTACAAATGGTACAAAGAAAGTACCTGTTTTAAATTTGTATCCACCTTCTAAATTTGCAGAAAAGTAATTTACAGGATTGCTCCATAAGCCTGTTTCTTTTGCTACACTAAAAGAAGCACTTGCCGCAGTAAAAAAGTTAGATTTAAAAGTTCTAGCGACACCAACCGTAAGCCCTACATTAACCATATCTCCTAATCTATCTACGTCAGACTGTGCATCCCAACCTGCAATAACCCCAAAAGTGGCATCTACCGTCCAGTAGCTATTTCCTTTTTCAAAAAAACGAGCGTCGTTTTTGTTACCATCGGCTTGAGCAACCGCCAAAAAACTCATTAAAAAAGCGCATGTTGTAATAATTGTTTTTTTCATTGTATGTGTGTTAATATGTATGTTCGAATTAAAAATCAAAGCCTGTACCTGGATCATCAGGGCTTTGTGCTTGTGATTTTTGTGGGTTTAAAATCATATAGGTACCTAATGCAGTTAATGCTGCATATTTCCCATAATTACCAATTTTAGAAATAGCTTCTTTTCTTGTAATTTGATTTTTGTTTTCTGTTTGTTCTTTTTTTTCTTTCATCTTATATTTTTTAAAATTTAAAGTTTTTAAAAAGTTATTCTATAATTAACTTTTTAGTGTACTCACCTTTCTCTGAAACAATATTTACGATGTAAATTCCTGTTGCTAAATTTGTTGGCAGTTGAATGTCTTTTACTTGACCTGCAACAAATTGATTTGTAAGTATTTTTTTACCAGTAACACTGTACATTTTTAGAGTTGAATTATTTTGTGTGTTTAAACCTACAATTCTAAGAACGTTGTTTTGTGTTTTATAAATATTTATAGCGTTTGCTAAAGGGGCGTTTTCTGTATTTAGCACTTTACTAGAAGTGTATAAGAAAAAACGACCAGTACCATTTAAACTTTTGGTTACATTTATTTTATGAGAAGTTTCTGTTAACTTTGCAAATGTGTTATTTTTTTTATCCTCTAAATAAACATCTACACCTTTTGGTAAATTATTTACAGAAACACTAAAACTTAATTCTTGGTTGGCTGCAGCTCTAACAGATAAAGGTATTGCTATGTTGCTATTTATGCTGCTAGTAGGTAAGCTTTGTATTGTAAAATCGATACCTTTACTATCTGATACTAAGTGAGTATCTAAAGAAAAAGTAGGTGTTCCGTCTTGATATGCGCCTGCATCGTAACCAACGTCTAAACCAGTAGTAGCTTCTTCTAAAAACTCGATGGTTGTTGATTTGCTAGCAGAACCATTAGAAACATACAAAGAAATTGTAGGAGTAGCGTTGCTTGTTTTATAAAAAGTTGCGGTACTATTTTGATGATTTTGCAAAGCTTTTGGAAAAGTAAATGTTTCGTTTGCACTTTTAGCCGCTACTAAAAAGGCTTGTCCTGGAGCTAATTGTAAAGCTGGGTCAGAATGTCTTAATGGCGCATAAGTAGTTCCATTCCATATATATAAAAAAGCAAAACTTGGGTCTAGTTTATCGATGTTTTCACTTAAAACATTTGCAACTGCGTTTGCATTGTTGTTAGCAGGTAAAAAAGAAGGATATGGGTTACCCACACATGCCCAAAAATTAGTTCCACTAGAAATTTTTGGTATCGATACAGTTACATCTTCATCTGCTAAAGCGCCCGTAAAAGTATAATTACCAGCAGTTGTTTTTTTCATACTATAACCAACACCCGACTCGAAATTAGCTAACGTTTCTTGATTTTCTTTTGTGGGTGCAGTGTTGTGGTAGGTCCACCTTTTTGTAGGGGTGTTTGTATTTTTATAATACGACACTCCATAATTACTAGAAGCTCCACTTTGTGCCACATTATTGCTAGCATCTGCAATAAAACTAGAAACACTATAAGTTGCTACTGGAGCAGAGATTAAATGCCAATCGGTATCTGAAATATGGCGTTTGTAAGTGATGTTCCCTGCTGCATTTCCATCAACAATAAAAGAACCACTTTTTGTGGCGTCAGATTCTACTGTTAAGTTTCCGACAACAGAAACATTGCTTCCTGCATATAATACACCTCCAGGCAGAGTTGTTATTTCCCCTCCTGATGCCACATGAAAGTCTTGAGACCATGCCACATTTGTGATTATTATGCAGAACATTAAATTCATAATTTTCTTCATAATTTATTTGATTTTGTGTTTAACAATGCCACAAAGGTCTTGTATATAAACGACGGGTAGTGTTTAGAATAAATAAGTGGTCGATATTAGAAACAATTGGGAGTAAAGGGGTGTAAGCGTTTTTTAAGAAATGGTATTACACCTTCTGAAATTATTTTACATAAAATTTCAGATAGTGTATAAATATTTAAGAAGTATGATTGAAAAAAGCCTCTTTTATGCGCTAAAAGTGGCACGTTGCAAACGGTCGTTAATCGATTTTCCTAAGCCATTATTAGGAAAACGCTCTGTAATTATTACATCTAATTGTAAGCGATCTAATTGATGTAAAGAATCGTATAATTTAGAAGCTGCTTCTTGCAAAAAACCCTTTTCAGATAAAATAATTTCTATTAAGTTTTTATTCTTTAAAGAAGTTTTAAAAACTAAAACTCCAATTTTTTTATTCGGGTGCTTTTTAATTTCTTCGGCAACATTATCAACCAGAAAAGTTTTTGTAGATGGGGCATAATGTCTTGCCAACATTCCTGGAGCATCTGGGCTTTGTTCTTTCTTGTTTTTAATGGTAATTTCACCCACAATTGCTTTAATATCTTCTAAAGCCAAAGCACCTAACCTGTAAATAATTGGCTCGTCGTTTTCGAAACCAATAATGGTAGATTCTATTCCGTTTTCGCAAGAACCACCATCTAAAACTTGCTGAATATCATTTTTAAAATAACGTTCTACATGCTCTGGTTTTGTCGGGCTAATGCTACCAAAAGGGTTTGCGCTTGGTGCGGCCAAAGGAAAAGGCAATTGTCTTAAAAGCTCTAAAGTTACAGGGTGATTTGGAATGCGAACAGCAACAGTATCTTTTCCAGCGGTAATTAAATCTGGAATTTTTTCATTCTTTTTTAAAACCAAAGTCATAGAACCTGGCCAAAAAGCCTCTGCCAATAATTTTGCTTTTTGGGGAATATGAGTTACTATATTTTCTAATTCTTTAACCTCAGAAATATGCACAATTAACGGATTAAAAAACGGGCGCTTTTTCGTAGAGAAAATGCTATTTATTGCTTTTTCACTAAAAATATTTCCTGCCAAACCATACACGGTTTCAGTAGGTATGGCTACCAATTGCTCGTTAGTTAATAGTTTTACGGCCTTTTGTATGTCTTTAGAAATAATGCTCATAATTCGGTTGCGAAATTACGCATAAAATTAATTTCGACATAAAATAGAAAAGAACTTTTAATCGAAAAGAATTCTTCGAAGATTTGCCTCGGGGTTTGTGTTGAAATTGTTATTCCTGTGAAAATGGGAATCTAAATACAGAATTTTTGTTTTTAACTTTTTTTAGGTGAAAATGAAACTAGTAAAATGCCTCTGTGGATCTGCCTTAAGATAGAGTTGTTTTAAAGAAATTTTTTATTTTTTTTTCAACCAAGCACGAATTTCTTTTCGCAAAGAAATTTCGGGTTTAGGCAGCGGAATGGTTTTACCAAATTGTTTACTTCTATTGAATTTAGAATACAAAATTTTACGTTGTTTCCAATCTTCTGGAAATAGCGCTAAATAACCGTTAAAAATGTTTTGTTCTGTTGGTTTGTCTTTTAAATTGTCGAATATTTTCTTAAATTTTTCGTCTTGGTTCGTAATCATAAGGTAAAGATAGGTAAAGAAAATGTTTTAATAAGCCTATGGTTTTTTAATGCTAAAAGTTGTTAAACAGGTTTCGTCTAGATTATAAAGGCATCCTTTTTTTGAGGAACGAAAAAAGATATCGTCTTTCGACTTCGCTCAAGATAAATTCCAAGCTATAAATAGCTTTAAAAAAATAGTTAAGATTTATTTTGAATTTAACAAAGCAAAACGCATTGCTTTTGCCTTTAATAGACATTCTTCGTACTCTTTTTCTGGACTCGATTTTGCTGTAATTGCACTGCCCACAGAGTAAGAAATGTACTTTTTTTCTTTGTTATATAAAATGCTTCGGATGATTACATTAAAATCGAAATCGCCATTTGGGGTAAAATAACCTACAGTGCCAGAATAGAGGCCACGCTTGGTTTCTTCTAAGTTTTCGATAATTTTCATTGCAGAAACTTTTGGAGCGCCTGTCATGCTTCCCATAGGAAACGTGTCTTTAATAACGTCCACAGAATGGGTGGTTTTTTCGATTTCGGAAACCACTGTAGAAATCATTTGATGGACTTGTTTAAAGGAATATACTTTGCATAATTCTTCGACTTTTACACTTCCTTTTTTAGCAGTTTTAGATAGGTCGTTTCTTACCAAATCTACAATCATTACATTTTCTGCACGTTCTTTAATATCTCTCGATAAATCGGATGCAATTTTGGCATCGTCAATCGAGCTAACCAATCTTTTTGCGGTTCCTTTTATTGGCTGAGAAATAATTTTACGACCTTCTTTACGAATGTATCTTTCTGGTGAAGCACACAATGCATATTGATGTGCTATTTTTAAAAATGTGGCAAATGGAGGTTCTGAAATTTGGTTTAAATGCTTGTAAACTTCAACAGGATTTATGGTTGAATTTTTAGCATAAAATTCTTGACAAAAATTGGCTTCGTAAATATCGCCTCTATGGATATGTTCTAAAACTTTGGTAACTTTATGGTGGTATTCGTCTTTATGAATTCTTAGTTTTATTTTAATATCTGGTTTAAATTGTTTTATTTTAAGATTTCTCGACTTCGCTCGAAATGACATTTTAGAAATTTCTTCAAAATCACTTTCAATCTTATTATCTACCATTTTTAAATACTGAAATTCAATGGTATTTTCTTTAATAAAAAGTAGTTTTTGAGGTTGAAAAAAATACAAATCTGCAAAATTTAATCCGTCGAAATTTTTTGAAGAAAGTCGTTCGACATCGTTTTTTACGTCGTAAGAAATGTAGCCGAAAATATAGTCTTTGGTTGTGGTTTGGTATGCTTTTAATTTCTCGAAAGCTTGGTAATAATCTGTTTTTATAGAAGTAAATTCTTCTACTGCCAAAGCAGCATCGAAACTAGAATATTGTTGTTCGTAGTTGTTAGAATCTAACCAAATTGCGGTTTCGAATTGTTGGCTCCAGTACAAAAGATTTTGTTTGAAATTAGCCATATTTTCAACAGAAAAAGTACGAATGGTTCTTTGCATATTTGAGGCAAAAATACAATATTTTGATATTTTATTGGTACAATCGGTTTGCAATAGGAATTTTTAAACTAATTCCTGTTTGTACATCAGGCGAATTGTTTAGAGATAAATCTTCTTTTAAATAGATAGAAAAGCTATAATTTTCTCTTCCATAGGTGTACATCCAGCTCCAGGCAGATTGGTAATCGTACAATTTCTCAAAACCATTTTGCCATCCAGAATGTATTTCTTGCCATTTGCCAACCAATTGATAATAGTTGGCTTCGTCTCTTTTGCTAAAACTCGATTGTATTTGATAATTTGCAGAAACAGCATGGTAGTTTCCTTTTCGAGTGTATTTTGTGTATTCTAACATTCCTTCGAAACTCAACAAATATTTGTTATTACCTAGTTGAATGTTCTTTTTAAAATCGACAATATTTCTTCTTAAAATGGCTGTTCCAAAAGATGTTCTAATTTCATTGGTGTTTTTTAAGTGCCATTTTTTTACAATGTTTCCAGAAAAGCCAAAGTCTAAAGAAGGGTTGTCTTTAGAGGTATTGACGCCTAAATCCGAACCAAAATTTAGAAAAATATTTTTCTTTTTAAGGTTGATAAAATTTGGATAATAAAAATGATGTACCTCAATTCCCGCAAAAATAAATTGACCGTCTTTTAGCTCTAATTTTCGTCCTTTTCTATCTTGATAACGAACATTTACTTGATTTAATCCGTAATATTTTCGCCCAAAAGGATCTTCGCCACCAGCAATATTGCTATGAAACCATTCTATGCTTTCGTCACTTGTAAATAACGAAAACGGATATTTTCCTTTGGTTACTAAATAAGAGCGAAGTGAAACAGCCAACTCGTGATTTTTAGCAACTTTTGTGTTAAAATCGATTCTAAAATTTTTAAAAACAGCATCTATAACGATGTTTTCGTATAAAGCAGGTGTTGTTTGTTGATCTTTATAAAAATTTCTGTTATACCAAATTTTTTCACGAAGTCGATTTCTTATGGTATTGTCTTTTGGTAAATACATTTCTACAAAAGGATGAAACGTATTGGCACTTGCCAACGAAATATTCAACACCATTTTTTGAGGCGGACGTACCTTAAAATTCTGGTTTATTCGTGCAGAAAACAACCCAAAATGATGAATGGGCAACATACTTGGTTTGTCTATTCCGTTTTTTAATCGAATAGTATCTTTCTTTTGACTGAATGAAAAAAAAGAAGTCACTAAAAATAAAAGAGAGAAAGTAATTTTCTGCATTTTGTAAAAATAAGCAAAGTTTGAGATTAGAGAATTAAGTATAGAGTAGTAAGAAATGGTATAAATTTAGAGAAAAATTCGCCATCTAAATCCGTGTCTAAAAACCACAAAATCAAAAATAATAAGACCTTTTAAGTGAATTACTTAAAAGGTCTTAATTATAGTTATTTTAAACATTTCAAAAAAAAGAAACATTTAAAAATTATGCATTTAAAGGTTTTCCATCCCAAGCCGCTTTTGCAGCTTCTTTTACAGCTTCAGAATACGTTGGGTGACCATGACAAATTCTTGCCAAATCTTCTGCAGACGCCCTGTATTCCATTGCAACTGCAGCTTCCATAATTAAGTCAGCAACTCTTGCGCCAACCATATGAACGCCTAAAATTTCATCCGTATTTTTATCTGCCAAAACTTTTACAAATCCGTCTATATCTCCACTTGCACGAGACCTACCTAAAGCTCTCATCGAAAATTTACCAGCTTTATAATCAACTTTTGCTTCTTTTAATTCGTCTTCAGTTTTACCAACTGCCGCAACTTCTGGCCATGTATAAACGATTCCTGGAATTAAATTATAATCGATATGTGGTTTTTCACCAGCTAAATATTCAGCAACAACAACACCTTCTTCTTCTGCTTTGTGTGCTAACATTGCACCTTTTACAACATCACCAATTGCGTAAATATTGTTTATATTGGTTTGTAAATGATCGTTTACAGAAATTTGCCCACGCTCATTTACTTCCACACCAACTTTTTCTAAACCTAAACCTTCTGTATATGCTTTTCTACCAACAGAAACCAAGCAATAATCTCCAGAAAACTCAATTTCTCTATCTTTTTTATCAGTTGCTTTTACTGTAATTGTATCACCATTTCTTTCAACAGCGCTTACTTTATGACTTGTGGCAAATTTAACACCTTGTTTCTTTAACACCTTTTGTAATTCTTTAGAAACATCAGCATCCATTCCTGGCACAATCTTGTCCATATATTCTATTACGGTAACATTTGCCCCTAATCTTTTATATACAGAACCTAATTCTAAACCAATTACACCACCACCAATTACCAATAAATCTTTAGGAATTTCGGATAATTTTAAAGCCTCTGTAGAAGTAATAATTCTTTCTTTATCAATATTAATAAAAGGTAAAGAAGATGGTTTTGAGCCAGTTGCAATAATAATGTTTGTTCCTTCTATTGTTTCTGAAGAACCATCATTTTTTGTGATTTTCACATGTGTTTTATCTTCAAAAGAACCTAAACCTTCAAAAACATCAATGTTGTTTTTGTCCATTAAGTATTTGATTCCTCCAGTGGTTGTTACTACAACTTTTGCTTTTCTCTCTATCATTTTTCCGAAATCTATTTTCGGAGTTTCTACCGTAATTCCATGCTCTTCAAAATGATTTACAGCGTCGTAATAATGATGTGAAGAATCTAACAATGCTTTTGAAGGAATACAACCCACATTTAAACAAGTGCCGCCTAAAGTTGCATATTTTTCTATAATTGCTACTTTTTTACCCAATTGAGAAGCTCTAACCGCAGCAATATATCCTCCAGGACCAGAACCAATTACAATAATATCGTATTTCATAAGTACCTTTGTTTTTATTTTTTTGACAACCTTTCGGTTTCAATTTTAAATATAGTTGACAAAAATACGGATATTTTTACAGAATAAAGTGAGAATTACGTAGTTTTACCACTATAATTATTATAATATTTTACCCATGAAAATTCTTAAAAAAATACTGTTAGTTTTACTTGTGTTATTTGTAATCGCACAATTTTTTAGCCCCGAAAAAAATGATGGAGATATGGCTTCTGTAGAACCATTTTTAATGGAAACATATCCGCCAGCAGATGTAAAAGAGATTTTAAAAATCACTTGTTTCGATTGCCATAGCAATAAAACAATATATCCATGGTATTATAAAATTACTCCTGTAAATTATTGGTTAGCAGACCATATTAAAGATGGAAAAAAACACCTAAATTTCTCTGCTTGGAACGATTATTCTATGAA
Coding sequences:
- a CDS encoding heme-binding domain-containing protein, with protein sequence MKILKKILLVLLVLFVIAQFFSPEKNDGDMASVEPFLMETYPPADVKEILKITCFDCHSNKTIYPWYYKITPVNYWLADHIKDGKKHLNFSAWNDYSMKKKEHKMDELHEEVEKGEMPLKSYTWTHANANLTQAQIDAVVAWGKRVQTEYKSKMQAK
- a CDS encoding T9SS type A sorting domain-containing protein; this translates as MKKIMNLMFCIIITNVAWSQDFHVASGGEITTLPGGVLYAGSNVSVVGNLTVESDATKSGSFIVDGNAAGNITYKRHISDTDWHLISAPVATYSVSSFIADASNNVAQSGASSNYGVSYYKNTNTPTKRWTYHNTAPTKENQETLANFESGVGYSMKKTTAGNYTFTGALADEDVTVSIPKISSGTNFWACVGNPYPSFLPANNNANAVANVLSENIDKLDPSFAFLYIWNGTTYAPLRHSDPALQLAPGQAFLVAAKSANETFTFPKALQNHQNSTATFYKTSNATPTISLYVSNGSASKSTTIEFLEEATTGLDVGYDAGAYQDGTPTFSLDTHLVSDSKGIDFTIQSLPTSSINSNIAIPLSVRAAANQELSFSVSVNNLPKGVDVYLEDKKNNTFAKLTETSHKINVTKSLNGTGRFFLYTSSKVLNTENAPLANAINIYKTQNNVLRIVGLNTQNNSTLKMYSVTGKKILTNQFVAGQVKDIQLPTNLATGIYIVNIVSEKGEYTKKLIIE
- a CDS encoding anthranilate synthase component I family protein, encoding MQRTIRTFSVENMANFKQNLLYWSQQFETAIWLDSNNYEQQYSSFDAALAVEEFTSIKTDYYQAFEKLKAYQTTTKDYIFGYISYDVKNDVERLSSKNFDGLNFADLYFFQPQKLLFIKENTIEFQYLKMVDNKIESDFEEISKMSFRAKSRNLKIKQFKPDIKIKLRIHKDEYHHKVTKVLEHIHRGDIYEANFCQEFYAKNSTINPVEVYKHLNQISEPPFATFLKIAHQYALCASPERYIRKEGRKIISQPIKGTAKRLVSSIDDAKIASDLSRDIKERAENVMIVDLVRNDLSKTAKKGSVKVEELCKVYSFKQVHQMISTVVSEIEKTTHSVDVIKDTFPMGSMTGAPKVSAMKIIENLEETKRGLYSGTVGYFTPNGDFDFNVIIRSILYNKEKKYISYSVGSAITAKSSPEKEYEECLLKAKAMRFALLNSK
- a CDS encoding L-threonylcarbamoyladenylate synthase; amino-acid sequence: MSIISKDIQKAVKLLTNEQLVAIPTETVYGLAGNIFSEKAINSIFSTKKRPFFNPLIVHISEVKELENIVTHIPQKAKLLAEAFWPGSMTLVLKKNEKIPDLITAGKDTVAVRIPNHPVTLELLRQLPFPLAAPSANPFGSISPTKPEHVERYFKNDIQQVLDGGSCENGIESTIIGFENDEPIIYRLGALALEDIKAIVGEITIKNKKEQSPDAPGMLARHYAPSTKTFLVDNVAEEIKKHPNKKIGVLVFKTSLKNKNLIEIILSEKGFLQEAASKLYDSLHQLDRLQLDVIITERFPNNGLGKSINDRLQRATFSA
- the lpdA gene encoding dihydrolipoyl dehydrogenase gives rise to the protein MKYDIIVIGSGPGGYIAAVRASQLGKKVAIIEKYATLGGTCLNVGCIPSKALLDSSHHYYDAVNHFEEHGITVETPKIDFGKMIERKAKVVVTTTGGIKYLMDKNNIDVFEGLGSFEDKTHVKITKNDGSSETIEGTNIIIATGSKPSSLPFINIDKERIITSTEALKLSEIPKDLLVIGGGVIGLELGSVYKRLGANVTVIEYMDKIVPGMDADVSKELQKVLKKQGVKFATSHKVSAVERNGDTITVKATDKKDREIEFSGDYCLVSVGRKAYTEGLGLEKVGVEVNERGQISVNDHLQTNINNIYAIGDVVKGAMLAHKAEEEGVVVAEYLAGEKPHIDYNLIPGIVYTWPEVAAVGKTEDELKEAKVDYKAGKFSMRALGRSRASGDIDGFVKVLADKNTDEILGVHMVGARVADLIMEAAVAMEYRASAEDLARICHGHPTYSEAVKEAAKAAWDGKPLNA